In a single window of the Planctomycetia bacterium genome:
- a CDS encoding KpsF/GutQ family sugar-phosphate isomerase codes for MRKDPIVLAQDMLKEQAEALAELGSLIGEPLREAVELILATRDQVVLTGLGKSGLIARKIAATLASTGTPAIFMHPVEGVHGDLGAVGPNAVLVALSKSGHTDELVRFVGHFRRLGGKVIAVCESNGCPLVELADVFLAIPARCEAGPLALAPTTSTLLMLALGDALAMALLDARGFSAEAFAKFHPDGSLGRRLLLRVADLMHRDTEMPCVSDSAKFNELLLEMTGKRLGMTCIVNAAGHLLGVFTDGDLRRLLTRSESPGKLSALEAWKGSRRDPSEPAVRCSTISSSILAVDALRMMRESEITVLVVSDDGNVPIGIVRLQDLVKAGLS; via the coding sequence GTGCGCAAAGATCCGATCGTACTCGCCCAAGACATGCTCAAAGAACAGGCCGAGGCCTTGGCCGAACTCGGCAGCTTGATCGGTGAGCCGCTGCGCGAGGCCGTCGAGTTGATCCTGGCGACGCGCGATCAAGTCGTCCTCACCGGACTCGGAAAGAGCGGCCTAATCGCCCGGAAAATCGCCGCCACGCTCGCCAGCACCGGCACGCCGGCCATCTTCATGCATCCGGTGGAGGGGGTTCACGGCGACCTCGGCGCCGTCGGCCCCAACGCCGTCCTGGTGGCGCTTTCAAAGAGCGGCCATACCGACGAACTGGTTCGATTCGTCGGGCACTTTCGGCGGCTGGGGGGAAAAGTCATCGCCGTCTGCGAATCCAACGGCTGCCCGCTGGTTGAGCTTGCGGACGTATTTCTGGCCATCCCGGCGCGCTGCGAGGCCGGCCCCCTGGCACTGGCTCCGACGACCAGCACCCTGCTGATGCTCGCCCTCGGCGACGCCTTGGCGATGGCCCTCTTGGATGCCCGCGGTTTTTCGGCGGAAGCTTTTGCCAAGTTTCACCCGGACGGAAGCCTGGGACGCCGCCTGCTGCTCCGGGTCGCGGATTTGATGCATCGCGATACTGAAATGCCCTGCGTGTCGGACTCGGCCAAGTTCAACGAGCTCCTACTGGAGATGACCGGCAAACGCCTGGGCATGACGTGCATCGTGAATGCGGCCGGCCATCTGCTGGGCGTGTTCACCGACGGCGATCTTCGCCGATTGCTCACGCGGTCTGAATCTCCCGGCAAATTGTCCGCCCTGGAGGCGTGGAAAGGCAGTCGTCGCGATCCATCGGAGCCGGCGGTTCGCTGCTCCACGATTTCTTCGTCGATTCTGGCGGTTGACGCGCTGCGGATGATGCGCGAGAGCGAAATCACGGTGCTGGTTGTTTCCGACGACGGCAACGTGCCGATAGGAATCGTGCGGCTACAGGATCTGGTGAAAGCGGGCCTGAGCTGA
- a CDS encoding protein kinase, producing MLSGEKFSRAEEIFQAVVTLPVPDRASALAAQCAGDEELRAFVEGLLRSDADGTKSFLETPALRVESSTAAQADELPRRIGRYEIIQKIGEGGMGVVYEARQENPGRTVALKVIAPGLGSRQVLRRFQLEAEILGHLQHPGIAHVYEAGVSEVQTASGFTVTQPYLAMELIHGRPLLEHVNACHLGTRERIEMLARIADAVHHAHQRGVIHRDLKPANILVGAAETPVSKSGATSAGTRNEAIGQPKILDFGVARATDSDIHAVTLQTDVGQLIGTVPYMSPEQVAGDPSQLDMRSDVYALGVILYELLAGKLPLEVRNRAIPDAVRIIREEEPSRLSSISTTFRGDIETIVQRAMEKDRDRRYQSAAELAGDLRRFLRDEPIIARRASAAYQFQKFAKRNKAMVAGSAATLLALVLGVIGMAWFAVRESSQRRLAEARLIEAQEARDAENLERQRAERRFQEVQSLARTVLFDLYDEVQALPGATKAREQIVRTGIEYLDKLASEAGDDVGLLKGLAEGYSRLASVQGMASLSNLGDTKGSLESQEKSLRIVEKLCALRPDDPESTSALGAAHELVSIALRRVGRSQDALDHTKKHLEIAKKLVAQDPASAKYKRGLAGAYVNLGRLQASMGQLDEAIENHAKYLEYTQNLLAQKPSDIGILTNLAMINGSMGELRLVMKQYDQASAHFKEGERIARQIIAADPENVRIVNSLSNLLRSQGIIQIKLGKPDDALPYYEEVLSLRSAQAEIDPADFHAKRNLAVAEFMIGDVFQEKKEYDKALAHFLKYRDLIEKVADADPNYVVVQRDLALAHQRLCAIYKAQGNADEAMESSKSALELIQGLQEKEQQDVQFTLDLSTCHYDVGDVRALMGEAPGLSAESRLAHWQAARLDFEKSKRILDELKSSGRLPPASEAAISRTDEALRDCDERIKQLSDDGEPSRAERANSGE from the coding sequence ATGCTGAGCGGCGAGAAATTTTCACGAGCCGAAGAGATTTTTCAGGCGGTTGTCACGCTGCCTGTACCTGATCGGGCATCGGCGCTCGCGGCGCAGTGCGCAGGCGATGAAGAGCTCCGCGCCTTCGTCGAGGGTCTCCTTCGCAGCGACGCCGACGGAACCAAGAGCTTCCTGGAAACGCCGGCTCTCCGGGTCGAGTCGTCGACGGCCGCGCAAGCCGACGAACTCCCCAGGCGCATCGGCCGCTACGAGATCATTCAGAAAATCGGCGAAGGCGGCATGGGCGTCGTTTACGAGGCGCGCCAGGAAAACCCCGGCAGAACCGTCGCCCTGAAGGTCATCGCCCCGGGTCTGGGTTCGCGCCAGGTGCTGCGCCGCTTTCAGCTTGAAGCCGAAATCCTCGGCCACCTCCAGCATCCCGGCATCGCCCATGTCTATGAAGCGGGCGTCTCCGAGGTGCAAACCGCCTCCGGCTTCACGGTCACGCAGCCTTATCTTGCCATGGAGCTTATCCATGGGCGCCCGCTGCTGGAGCATGTCAACGCCTGCCATCTCGGGACGCGCGAACGAATCGAGATGCTCGCGCGGATCGCCGATGCCGTTCACCATGCCCACCAGCGCGGGGTCATTCATCGCGACCTGAAGCCGGCGAACATTCTCGTCGGGGCCGCGGAGACTCCGGTCAGCAAGTCGGGCGCAACGTCGGCCGGCACGCGCAATGAGGCGATCGGCCAGCCCAAGATTCTCGACTTCGGCGTTGCCCGGGCGACCGATTCGGACATTCACGCCGTCACATTGCAGACCGACGTCGGCCAGTTGATCGGAACCGTGCCGTACATGAGCCCGGAACAGGTCGCCGGTGATCCGTCGCAGTTGGACATGCGCTCGGACGTGTACGCTCTGGGCGTCATTCTCTACGAGCTGCTCGCCGGCAAGCTCCCTCTCGAAGTCCGCAATCGCGCAATCCCCGATGCGGTGAGGATCATCCGCGAGGAGGAGCCATCGCGTCTAAGTTCGATCAGCACGACATTTCGGGGCGACATCGAGACGATCGTCCAGCGGGCCATGGAGAAGGACAGGGACCGGCGATACCAGTCGGCGGCGGAGCTGGCCGGCGACCTTCGGCGATTCCTTCGAGATGAGCCCATCATCGCCCGCCGCGCCAGTGCCGCCTATCAATTCCAGAAATTCGCCAAGCGCAACAAGGCGATGGTGGCCGGCAGCGCCGCGACGCTCCTCGCCCTGGTCCTGGGTGTCATCGGCATGGCATGGTTCGCCGTCCGCGAATCGAGTCAGCGCCGGCTCGCCGAGGCGCGCCTGATTGAGGCGCAAGAGGCCCGCGACGCCGAGAATCTCGAACGCCAGCGCGCCGAGCGGCGATTCCAGGAGGTCCAGTCGCTCGCCCGCACCGTATTGTTCGACCTTTACGACGAGGTTCAGGCCCTGCCGGGCGCGACGAAGGCCCGCGAGCAGATCGTGCGCACCGGCATTGAATATCTCGACAAGCTGGCAAGCGAGGCCGGAGACGATGTCGGCCTGCTGAAGGGATTGGCCGAGGGATACAGCCGGCTCGCGTCCGTCCAGGGTATGGCGAGCCTGTCAAATCTCGGCGATACAAAAGGGTCGCTCGAAAGTCAGGAAAAGTCCCTGCGCATCGTCGAGAAACTCTGCGCGCTGCGGCCCGACGATCCTGAGTCTACGTCGGCGCTGGGGGCGGCTCACGAACTGGTCAGCATAGCCCTGCGTCGGGTCGGACGATCGCAGGACGCATTGGATCATACAAAAAAGCATCTTGAAATCGCCAAGAAGCTCGTTGCGCAGGACCCGGCCAGCGCGAAGTACAAGCGTGGGCTGGCGGGCGCATATGTGAACCTGGGCCGTTTGCAGGCCTCCATGGGGCAACTCGACGAGGCCATTGAGAATCACGCCAAGTATCTGGAGTACACCCAGAATCTTCTGGCGCAAAAGCCCTCGGATATCGGCATCCTCACGAATCTGGCGATGATCAACGGCAGCATGGGCGAGCTGCGGCTGGTCATGAAGCAATACGACCAGGCGTCCGCCCACTTCAAGGAGGGCGAGCGAATTGCCCGGCAGATCATTGCCGCCGATCCCGAAAACGTCCGCATCGTGAACAGCCTCTCGAACCTGCTGCGGAGCCAGGGAATCATTCAGATCAAACTGGGCAAGCCCGACGACGCGCTGCCTTACTACGAGGAAGTACTCTCGCTGCGATCGGCCCAGGCGGAGATCGACCCCGCGGATTTTCACGCCAAGCGCAATCTGGCGGTTGCCGAGTTCATGATCGGCGACGTCTTTCAGGAGAAAAAGGAATACGACAAGGCTCTGGCCCATTTCCTCAAATATCGCGATCTGATCGAGAAGGTGGCCGACGCCGACCCGAACTATGTTGTCGTCCAGCGCGACCTGGCGCTGGCCCACCAGCGGCTTTGCGCGATTTACAAGGCACAGGGCAACGCCGACGAGGCCATGGAATCATCAAAGTCGGCGCTGGAGTTGATCCAGGGCCTGCAGGAAAAAGAACAACAGGACGTGCAGTTCACCCTTGACTTGTCCACCTGCCACTACGATGTCGGCGATGTCCGGGCCCTCATGGGCGAGGCGCCGGGCCTTTCGGCGGAGTCGCGACTTGCGCACTGGCAGGCCGCGCGATTGGATTTCGAAAAGTCGAAGCGCATTCTCGACGAATTGAAATCGAGCGGACGGCTTCCGCCGGCGAGCGAAGCGGCGATCAGCCGAACCGATGAGGCGCTCCGCGACTGCGACGAACGGATCAAACAGTTGAGCGACGACGGGGAGCCCTCGCGCGCCGAGCGGGCGAATTCAGGAGAATAA
- a CDS encoding sigma-70 family RNA polymerase sigma factor: MLKQVSAGDPRASSELLPLVYAELRKLAQSRMTKTPPGNTLQPTALVHEAYMRMVGSDAPSWNSRGHFFAAAAQAMRQILVEQVRRKASLKRGGEFDRVAVDPGELAIAEPSEDILALDEALKELEKRDPRKAQLVNLRFFAGLTTEEAAAALGISVPTAERDWRFVKALLHSQLSETDSGPRK, translated from the coding sequence ATGCTGAAGCAGGTCAGCGCGGGCGATCCGCGCGCTTCTTCGGAACTGCTGCCATTGGTCTATGCCGAGCTTCGCAAGCTGGCCCAATCTCGTATGACGAAAACGCCACCGGGCAACACCCTTCAGCCGACCGCGCTGGTGCATGAGGCGTACATGCGCATGGTCGGCAGCGATGCGCCGTCGTGGAACAGTCGCGGCCACTTCTTCGCGGCTGCTGCACAAGCCATGCGCCAGATTCTCGTTGAGCAGGTGCGAAGAAAAGCCAGCCTGAAGCGCGGAGGGGAATTCGACCGCGTCGCCGTGGATCCCGGAGAACTGGCGATCGCCGAGCCTTCGGAAGACATTCTCGCGCTCGACGAGGCCCTCAAGGAACTGGAGAAGCGCGACCCGCGAAAGGCGCAGCTCGTCAATCTTCGATTCTTCGCCGGCCTGACAACGGAAGAGGCGGCGGCGGCCCTGGGGATCTCCGTTCCCACCGCGGAGCGGGATTGGCGATTCGTCAAAGCACTGCTGCACTCCCAACTATCGGAAACAGACTCCGGGCCCCGGAAATGA